Proteins from a genomic interval of Geodermatophilus obscurus DSM 43160:
- a CDS encoding L,D-transpeptidase yields the protein MRGTSALVTATALVLLTGCQGSGGGTAAAPTTTAAPPLPPPPVAVEVASADGATDVSPRVPLEISVTDGELTDVSVVDGAGAEVPGSVADSAGDPAVDVWTPETPLAYGSSYTLTATAEGEGGEPAEAATTFTTVTPQRQLTPSIGPLDGQTVGVGMPIRVYFGEPVTDKAAVERNLRVTSSTPTDGVWNWFSDTEVHFRPSQYWPENTDVTLDADLYGVDLGNGVWGETDRTVSFAIGERHVSIADADTHQMEVYDGDQLVQTFPISAGSPDNPSYNGAHVVTEMNRDRVMDSSTYGVPVDSPDGYRTPVEYAVRISDSGEFVHAAPWSVAQQGRENVSHGCINLSTENARWFFSFSQPGDVVEIRGSDAGTLRSDVYDWTIPWAEWQAGSALT from the coding sequence ATGAGAGGCACGTCCGCGCTGGTCACGGCGACGGCGCTGGTCCTGCTGACCGGCTGCCAGGGCAGTGGCGGCGGGACGGCGGCGGCGCCGACGACGACCGCGGCCCCACCCCTGCCCCCGCCCCCGGTCGCGGTCGAGGTCGCGTCGGCCGACGGTGCGACCGATGTCTCACCCAGGGTCCCACTCGAGATCTCCGTCACCGACGGCGAGCTCACCGACGTGAGCGTCGTCGACGGCGCCGGTGCCGAGGTGCCCGGCTCGGTGGCCGACTCGGCCGGGGACCCGGCCGTCGACGTCTGGACCCCGGAGACCCCGCTCGCGTACGGCTCCAGCTACACGCTGACCGCGACCGCCGAGGGCGAGGGCGGCGAGCCCGCCGAGGCCGCGACCACCTTCACCACGGTGACCCCGCAGCGGCAGCTGACGCCGTCGATCGGCCCGCTGGACGGCCAGACGGTCGGCGTCGGCATGCCGATCCGCGTCTACTTCGGCGAGCCGGTCACCGACAAGGCCGCTGTCGAGCGCAACCTGCGGGTGACCAGCTCGACCCCGACCGACGGCGTCTGGAACTGGTTCAGCGACACCGAGGTGCACTTCCGCCCGTCGCAGTACTGGCCGGAGAACACCGACGTGACCCTCGACGCCGATCTCTACGGCGTGGACCTCGGCAACGGCGTGTGGGGCGAGACCGACCGCACGGTCTCCTTCGCCATCGGCGAGCGGCACGTCTCGATCGCCGACGCGGACACCCACCAGATGGAGGTCTACGACGGCGACCAGCTGGTGCAGACCTTCCCGATCAGCGCCGGCAGCCCGGACAACCCCAGCTACAACGGCGCGCACGTGGTCACCGAGATGAACCGCGACCGGGTCATGGACTCCAGCACCTACGGCGTCCCGGTCGACAGCCCCGACGGCTACCGCACGCCGGTCGAGTACGCCGTCCGCATCTCCGACAGCGGCGAGTTCGTGCACGCCGCCCCGTGGTCGGTGGCCCAGCAGGGCCGCGAGAACGTCTCCCACGGCTGCATCAACCTCTCGACCGAGAACGCCCGCTGGTTCTTCTCGTTCTCGCAGCCCGGCGACGTCGTGGAGATCCGCGGATCCGATGCCGGGACGCTGCGGTCGGACGTCTACGACTGGACCATCCCCTGGGCGGAGTGGCAGGCCGGCAGCGCGCTCACCTGA
- a CDS encoding WD40/YVTN/BNR-like repeat-containing protein, whose amino-acid sequence MTDLLAIGTRKGLWLARSDDDRRTWTLGEPHLLAQEVAAVSIDTRGPAPRVLAGIQYGHWGPTVMRSDDLGASWQETETGAIRFPEDTGAALARVWQLRPDSADRPGVVWAGCEPHSLWRSTDGGCSFELVRGLWDHPHRPTWAPGAGGGAVHTVLPDPASDRVTVAMSTGGVYVSEDGASAWEPRNAGISAVFLPEPAPEYGQCVHKVAVDAAGPYRMYAQNHFGVFRTDDAGGSWTSIAEGLPADFGFPVVASPSTPGTAWVVPLVADAQRVPPDGRLQVQRTRDAGETWTALTSGLPDACWAAVVRDAACADEADPTGLYLGTRDGCVYASADEGDTFTLVADHLPDVLVVRAARIRP is encoded by the coding sequence ATGACCGACCTGCTCGCCATCGGCACGCGCAAGGGCCTGTGGCTGGCCCGCAGCGACGACGACCGCCGCACCTGGACCCTGGGCGAGCCGCACCTGCTCGCCCAGGAGGTCGCGGCCGTCTCGATCGACACCCGCGGCCCCGCGCCGCGCGTGCTGGCCGGCATCCAGTACGGGCACTGGGGCCCGACGGTCATGCGGTCCGACGACCTCGGCGCGAGCTGGCAGGAGACCGAGACCGGCGCCATCCGCTTCCCCGAGGACACCGGCGCGGCCCTCGCTCGCGTCTGGCAGCTGCGCCCCGACAGCGCCGACCGGCCCGGCGTCGTGTGGGCCGGCTGCGAGCCGCACTCGCTGTGGCGCAGCACAGACGGCGGCTGCAGCTTCGAGCTGGTCCGCGGCCTGTGGGACCACCCGCACCGGCCGACCTGGGCACCCGGCGCCGGGGGCGGGGCGGTGCACACGGTGCTGCCCGACCCCGCCTCCGACCGGGTGACCGTGGCGATGAGCACCGGCGGCGTCTACGTCAGCGAGGACGGCGCCTCGGCGTGGGAGCCGCGCAACGCCGGCATCAGCGCCGTCTTCCTGCCCGAGCCCGCGCCCGAGTACGGCCAGTGCGTGCACAAGGTCGCCGTCGACGCGGCCGGCCCGTACCGGATGTACGCGCAGAACCACTTCGGCGTCTTCCGCACCGACGACGCGGGCGGGTCGTGGACGTCGATCGCCGAGGGCCTGCCCGCCGACTTCGGCTTCCCGGTCGTCGCCTCGCCGTCCACCCCCGGCACCGCCTGGGTGGTCCCGCTGGTGGCCGACGCGCAGCGGGTGCCACCGGACGGCCGGCTGCAGGTGCAGCGCACGCGCGACGCGGGGGAGACCTGGACCGCGCTGACCAGCGGACTGCCCGACGCCTGCTGGGCGGCCGTCGTGCGCGACGCGGCCTGCGCCGACGAGGCCGACCCGACCGGGCTCTACCTCGGCACCCGGGACGGCTGCGTCTATGCCAGCGCCGACGAGGGCGACACCTTCACCCTGGTCGCCGACCACCTGCCCGACGTCCTCGTCGTCCGCGCCGCCCGGATCCGACCGTGA